A region of the Methylobacterium nodulans ORS 2060 genome:
CAGCCATGAAGGCCTCGCCACCATCACCAACGTCCCGCTTCGCTCGCAATACGGAACGATCGAGACCGACCGCGAGGGGCGCGTTCGCGCGTTCCGCGAGAAGCCGATCTTGCGCGAGCACCGCATCAACGCCGGCTACTGCATCATGAAGAAGGCTGTGTTCGACTGTTGGGCGGGCAGCAGCCTCGAACGGGAGGTATTCCCCTCTCTGCTGCGGAGCCGAAGATTGTTCTCATTCGAGCATGATGGCTTCTTTAAATCGATGGACACGTTCAAGGACCAGCAAGAGCTTGAGGCGATGTTCGAGAACCGCGAGTTCGACTGGATTGAGCCGCGCTCGTCGTTCGTTCGGGCGGAAGAGCTGGAGCTCGTTCGATGAGCGGGCGCACCTTCTGGTCCGGCAAGCGCGTCCTCGTCACCGGGTCGACAGGATTTCTCGGCTCGTGGATGGTGCGGACCTTGCGCGAAAGCGGCGCATTGGTGGTCGGCTACGTGCGCGACCTGAATGCATACGGCAATTCGCTGGCGGATGATCTGGCCAAGCCGAACTTCGTGGTCCACGGTCGGCTGGAGGATCTCGAGACCTTGCGCCGTGCGGTGAACGAGTACGAGGTGGATACCGTCTTCCACCTCGCCGCTCAGCCCATCGTTGGCACTGCCCTTCGCGATCCGGTGGGCACCTTCGAGGCAAATATCCGCGGAACCTGGAACCTGCTCGACGCCTGCCGGCTGTACGGGAAGGTCGAACGAATCCTTGTCGCATCGAGCGACAAGAGCTACGGCCATTCCGATGTCCTGCCCTATACGGAGGACATGCCGCTCATTGGACGCGCACCCTACGATGTGTCCAAGAGCTGCACCGACCTTCTGGCGCGCAGCTACTTCGAAACGTACAACCTGCCGATCTGCATCACGCGGGCTGGCAACTTCTACGGCGGCGGCGACCTCAACTTCAACCGGCTGGTGCCCGGGACGATTCGCTGGGCGCTGCGGGGCGAGCGTCCGGTGCTGCGCTCGGACGGCACGCTGGTCCGCGACTACATCTACGTCCGGGACGTCGTCGCCGGCTACCTCGCCATCGGCGAGGCGATGCACGAGCCGGGGGTGGCCGGCGAGGCCTTCAACCTGTCGAACGAGACGCCGCTCTCCGCGCTGGCCTTCACCAACGAGATCCTCCGCGCCTGCAGGCGCCCGGATCTCGAGCCGGTGATCTTGGCCGAGGCGCGATCGGAGATCGACGCCCAGCACCTCAGCGCCGAGAAAGTCCGACGGATCGTCGGCTGGACGGCGCGGTGGAGCACGGCGGACGCCCTGGCGGAGACGGTCGCCTGGTATCGGAGCTACATCGGCCGGATCGGTGAGATCGGATGAACAAGCTTGGACCGGAGATGGGGCTACCGCCCATCAAGACGCGGGGGGGCCCGGATCTGAATGTCCGGGATACGGGCGCCACCCTCTTGTTCGTGGTGTTCAAGTGGCTGCCGCAGATGGCCGCCGTCGTCGGGATCGGGATCCTGTGTGGGCTCGGCTACCTGACTCTGGTGCGCGGGAATCTGTTCCAGGCTAACGCGAAGCTCTACGTTCGCGTCGGCGTGGATCAGACACCCTCGCCGCTGCTCGGCTCGGACCGCAACGTCACGTTCCTGGCGCAAACCCGCGGCGCCGTGCAGTCGGAGATGGATCTCCTGCGCAACGAGGTGCTGGTCTCGCGTCTGATCGCGGACCTGAACCTCGGCGCGCCGGAGGCGCGGCCGGAGCCGACGGGTCTGTACGGTCGCCTGAAGCGGCTCGGCTCCGACGTCTACCAGGCGGCGCGGGACGGCGCTGATGCGATCCTGATCATGGTTGGCTTGAAGACGCCGCTGTCGCGCTCAGCCGCGGTCAGCCAAGTCTTCGCCCAGTCGCTGATTCTCGACAATGCGCCGGGTTCCGATGTCATCTCGGTGAGCCTGCGCTGGCCCAACGAGGCGCAGGCCGTGCTGCTCCTCGACCGGTTCCTACAGATCTACACCAATTTTCGCTCGGCCGTGTTCGAGGGGGGCGGCGAGATCGACTTCCTCAGCACCAAGCGTGACGCCGCGAAGGCAGACCTGGAGGCGGTCGATGCGGAGATGGCTGTCTACGAGCGCGAGCATGACATTCGCAATACGGCAAGCCGTGCGCCCCTGCTCGAGGCCGACCTCGTGGACGCGCAGCGCTCGCTCGAGCGCCAGACTCTCGAACTCGACTTTGCGCGCCGGCGCTTCGAGCGGCTCGGCCGAGTCCTGGGCCGCGGCGCGGCAAACCAGCAGCGCGAGCCGGTGGGTCTCGGGACCTTCCCGCCGAACTCGCCGGCCCTCAGCATGGCGCCATCGATGGTGACGCTGCTCGGCGAGCGCGAGCGTCTTCTCGTCAACAACACGGCCAATGCACCCGAGGTGAGGGAGGTCGAGGCCAAGCTCGGAGCGCTGACCGTCGTTCTGCTCCGGCAGCTCGAGGCAGAGGTTCAGGATCTCGTCCACGTTGAGGCGACGGCGCGGGAGCGGGTGGACAAGGTCGCGACGGCGTTGCGCGAATTTCAGGATTCGGCGGCCGGTTGGAAGTCGCTGGAACGGCGTCGCGAGCTCGCCGAGGCGCGCTACCGCGATGCCGAGAAACGTCTCGGCGAAGCGCGCGACATCGCCGCCCTCAGGAACGCGCGGCTCTCCAACGTGGTCGTCGTGCAGCCCGCCGCCGCCGAGGGCGTTCCAATCGGACTTCGCAAACTCCCGATGCTCGGCATCATCGCGCTGTGTTCGGGGGTGCTCGCCAGTGGCTGGGCCCTCGTCCGCGAGATCTTCGACGGACGCCTCTACCGGGGCGAAGCGGCCGCCGCCGAGCTCGGCCTGCCGCTCGCCGGCGAGGTGCCCGAGCGGGATGGCCTGCTGCAGGTGTGGTCACGGGGCGACCGCGCCGCCCCGGAGGCGCGGGTCGCCCTCGACCGGCTCGTTGTCACGGTCACCGAACGCCTGCGCGGCGACCGGACCGCCGTCCTGGCGATTGCCGCCGCCGAGGCGGATGAGGGCACCTCCACCATCGCCCTCGCGCTCGCCTACGGCATGGCCCGGCGCGGCCGTCAGGCGGTGCGCCTCATCGCAGGATCGACGAGCCAGGCCCTGCTGGAACACGCCCGGGACCTCGGCGTAAGCCTGCACCCGCTGCCGGGTTCGCCGGATCTGCCCCCCGGCCTCGTCCTGACCGCCGTCGGCGACCATCTGGTCGTGGGAACCTGGGCAGAGCCTGAAGCAGCCGCGACCTTCCTGCGGGAGGGCGACGCAACCTGTCCAAGCCTGCGAGGAGACGCCCGCATCATCCTCATCGACCTGCCGCCCCTGTCGGGTGAGGCGGAGGCGCCGCTCTGCGCGAGCCGGGCGGATGCAACCCTCCTCGTTGTTCGCGCCGGCTGGCACGCCGCCGCGCGGCACATCGCGGCTCTCGAGTCCCTGAAGTGGCTCGGCGCGGAGCCGATTGGCTTCGTTCTCAACCGCGTGCGCGGCTTCGTTCCCGCTCGCCTGGAGCGGGCCCGATGAGGGCGGTCGGTCTGCAGCCGGCCGAGGCGCCCGCGGCGCGCAGCGACCGTCTGGCGTACTTGCGGCGGCTCGCAAGCAGCGTGGCGGGAAGCGGCGTTCTGCTGTTCGGCCTCAAGCTCACCGGCTGCGCGCTCGGCCTGGCGATGCACCTCGCATTCGCGCGCCTGCTCGGCGCGGCGGCCTACGGCACCTTCGCGACGGCCTTCAATGCGGCGGCCCTGATCGCCCTGTTCGCGGCCGGCGGCGTGCCGTTGACAGCCTCGCGCTTCCTGCCCGTGTATCTCAGCAGTGGGGCGCGCGCCGAGGCCCGGGCTTTTCTCGAGACCGTCGCCGCGGTGACGGTCGGAGGGGGGCTTCTCGGGGGCGGCCTTCTCGTCGGCGCTGCCCTGGTGCTGGACGCGAGCGACGTCGACCAGGCCCGCGCGCTCGCGGCGGCAAGTCCGCTCGTCCTGCTGCTCGCGGCCGCCCAGACCGCGACAGCGCTGCTGCAGGCCCTTCATCGTCCCTTCGCCGCCGAAGCGGCATTCCTCGTGGTGCGCCCCCTCGCGGCCATCGGCGTGGGCGCGGTGCTCGCGCTGCCGGCATTCGGCCTCCTCAATGCGGTCACGGCCCTGATCGCGGTCGGACTCGCGAGCACCGCGGCGCTCGTTGCGACCGCACGCTCCCTGCGCCGCGCGATCGCCCGCCATGAGCTCACGGCCCGGGGGCGGCCCCGTCTTGCCATCTGGGTGCCGCCCGGATTGCTGCTCCTGTTCCTCGTCGGCGGGGCGGCCCTGACCGAGCGCCTCGACATCATCGTGGTCTCGGCCTTCGCCGATCCGGAGGCGGCCGGCATCTACAGCGTCGCGGCCCGCTTCGCCGCCCTCATCTCCCTGGGGACAGCCGCCGCAACCGTGCGTGCGCTTCCACTGCTCGCCGAGCAACTCCAGCGGGGCGCGCGGGACGCCGCCGCCCGGACATTGGCCCAGGCCAGCCGCGCCGCTTTCGCCCTCGCGGCCGCGGCCGGCCTGATGCTCGCAACCGCAGCCGGCCCCCTTCTCGGGCTGTTCGGGCCGGGCTTCCAAGACGGCACGACGGTTCTGTGCCTGTTGGCGGCCGCCCACGTGGCGCTCGCGGCGGGCGGCGCGGCCTCCACGGCGTTGATCGCCTCGGGCAACGAACGCCGCATCGCGTATGTCACGGGGCTCGGCATCCTCGCCAACGTGGCGGCCAATCTGCTGCTCGTGCCACGGTTCGGGATGACCGGCGCAGCCGCGGCAACCTGCGCGACGATGGCGCTCACCGGACTCGGCCTCGCCCTCACGGCCCGGCAGGTGCTCGGCCTCGCCGTCTTTGCCGGCCGGGATCTCCGGGCGGAGGGTCGAGTATGAGGCGCAACCGAATCCTCGCGGCCGGCGGCGCCCTGTGCGCCGCGCTGCTCGGTCTCGTTCTCGTCGCCGCGCAGCCGGCACCGGGCCCACACCTCGCCAATGCCGGCTTCGAACAGGCCGGATCGCCGCCCCCCGGCTGGACCCTGGACATTCAGGCCGCCGACAAGGGCAGCGTCCGGCAGATCAGGGTCGCGGGCGCGGAGGGCCACGCGCTCGCCCTGTCTCCGAACGCCCGCAATCGTGGCGGCGACAAGCCGCTCGGGCTTGGCCAAGTCATCTCGGCAACGGAATTCGGCGGCCGGCCGATCACCCTGCGGGCCCGCCTCGGCGCCGAGGGCGGCGCGGCCGCGGTCCTCGGCGTCGCGTTCCTCGACCAGAGCGGTGCCGCCATCGGCGCACCCCTCATTCTGCGCGCCGCCGCCCCGCCGCCGCTGGCCGTGCAATCTCTGCGCTCCGGCGAGCCCGTACCGGCGACGGCCCAGCAGGCGATCGTGTTCCTTGTCGCCGAGGGCCAGACCGGGACCGCCTACTTCGATGAGATCGTGCTCGTGCCCGAGGTGACCGCGGCGCCGTCGGACACCCGCAGCCAACCCTTCGCCGCCCGGGTCTCGCTCGTTCCGGGCGAGGATCTCGGTCCCGTGCGCCGAGATCTGTTCGGAACCAACGTCGAGTGGATCCGCAATGCGCAGGGGCTGTGGAACACCGCGACCGGATCGCTCGACGCGGACATGCTGGCGCTCGCCAAGGCGGCGGGCGTCAGCGTTCTGCGCTTTCCGGGGGGAGGCTGGTCGGACAGCTATGACTGGCGCAACGGTGTCGGCCCCCAGGCGACCCGGCCGCGGGCCCGGCACGCCCCGGGTGAGCCGGAGGAATCGCCGAACGTTGTCGGCACCGACGAGATCATCGAGGCCGCACGGCGGATCGGTGCGGACCTGCTGATCACCTTGAACCTCGGCAGCGGCACGCCCGAGCTCGCGGCCGAGTGGGCGCGCTACATCCGTGCGCGCGTGAGCGCCGATTCCCGGCCGCACATCACCTGGGAGCTCGGCAACGAGCTCTACATGGAGGAGGACATCTCACGCGCACAGACCGACCCGCAGACCTACGTGAAGCGCGCGCGCGCGACCATTGCGGCCGTGCGTGCGGTCGATCCTGCGGCGCGCTTCTATGCCATCGGCCTGGAGAACTTCGGGCGCTATCGCTTCAACGCCCATCCGGGCTGGAACGACACGGTCCTGACCTCGCTCGCCGGGGAGATCGACGGGCTCGCGATCCACAACGGCTACGCGCCCCTGCTGCCGGGCCCGGGGGGAGGCAACGCCGCGTCCGTCTACAGGGCCATGCTGGCAGCGCCGGCCAACATGGCCGCGAACCTCGTCACGACGATGCGTCAGCTGCAGGCCGCACAGACCGGGCGCCGGCTCACGCTGGCCGTCACGGAATGGGGACCGCTCTTCGCCGTCGACCCGGCCAATCGGTATTTCGACCACGTCAAGACCCTGGGATCCGGCCTCTATGCGGCGCGGGTCCTCAACGTCCTGCTGCGGACGCCCGGCGTCACGGAGGCCGAGTTCTTCAAGCTCAGCGACCTGCTGAATGCGGGCTGGATCGGCCGCAAGGTCGGCGGCGGCTATGCGGCAACCCCCGCCCTTGAGGTGCTGCGCCTCTATGCGACCAACCTGGCGGGACGCCTGATCGGCACGCGCGTGGATGGCCCGACCTTTTCCGGCGGCCCGATCGGCTTCGTCGACCGGGTCGAGGCCGCCCCGACGGTCGACGCGGTGGCGTCACTCACGGAGGCGGGCGATCTCGCGGTCCTTCTCTCGAATGCGAGCCTCGACGCGCCCGCCGAGATCGACCTCGCGCTCGACCAGCCCCGCGCGGGATCGGTGGAGATCCTGACCGGTCCCTCCCCCGACGCGAGCCGCGGCACCGGCATGATCTCGGTTCCGGGGCTATCCTTCGCCCCGACTGCGAGTTTCGGCGCCCCCCGCCCTCATGGCCGGGACGAAATCACCCTCGCGACCCAACCCGTCGCACCAGGCGCACGCCTGCACCTCGTCCTGCCGCCCGTATCGGTCGCGGCGCTTCGCCTGGTGCCGGCCCGATGATGCTCCGTCTCTCGCCGGTCGGGGCCGAGGGAGGCCGTCTGGTTCCGCTCCTGGGGATCGGGCTTCTCGGAATCGCGACCGTACCGCTCGCCACCGCATTCGAACCCGTGAGCCCGCGTCTCCTGCTCGCCGGCATTGCCGGCCTCGCCGGGGTCACAGCGGTCGTGCTTGCCGGGCGGCTGAAGCCGGTGCTGCTCGCCCTGTTCGTGGTAGCCCTGACCTACAACCGACAGTACTATAGTTTCGATTGGCTGCACGGAGATCTTGGCGGTCGCGGCCTCTACTGGTGCCCGGCAGATGTCTGCCTGGTGGGATTGTTGCTGCTGTGGCCCGTCGAGCGGGCGCTGCGCCTGCCAGCACCCCGCCCGCCCCGGGCAGGCCCGGTGGTCTGGCTGCTGCCGCTCATGGCGGTCGGGCTGCTCTCGGCTGCCTGCAGCGCAGAGCCGGTTGGGAGCACCGTCGAGATCGTCCGCTATCTCAAGCTGGCCCTTCTCTTGCTCTACCTGCGGTACAACCTTGACGCACGCGGCTTCCGCGTCATCGTCGCGGCGCTCGCGGGCGTCATTCTCCTGCAAACGCCGATCTCGATCCTCCAGGCGGCCTTCGCCTCGGGCCAGAACGGCCTCTCACAGATCTTCCAGACCAGTGAGCCGAGCGAGCTCGCCCGCCGTGCGGCCGGAACCCTCGGGCACCCGAACTATCTCGCCCCCTACCTGCTCCTGATCACGCCGCCCTTCATCGCCGTCGCGCTCGGCCTGCGCGGCTCCTGGATCGGCACCGCCGCCGCCCTGGTGGCCGCGTCCGGCAGTCTCACGATCGCCCTGACCCAGTCGCGCGGCCCGATCGCGCTCCTGCTCGTCACGATCCTGGTTCTGATCGCTCTGATGACGCTGCGCCGTGCGCTCCCGGCCCTGCGGGCGGTCGGCCTGATCGTGGCGGGTGCGGTGCTCCTCGTCGCTGTGGTGGCCCCGCTCGCGCCTGCGATCGAGAAGCGGCTCTCGGGCGATTTCGGCGCCTCGGTCGACTTCCGGGCTGCGTACAACGATGCCGCGGTGCGGATGTGGGAGGCCAGCCCCATGCTCGGCGTCGGGCCGAACAACTTCGGTTTAGAGATCCGGCACTACTCTCCAGATCTCTACGTGGTCATGGCCCTCGACGCGCTCTCGACCGATGAGGCCCGCAGCAAGGTCCATCTCCGCAGCACCGCGCCCGTCCACAATGTCTATCTGTTCGTCCTGTCCGAGCTCGGCATCCTGGGTCTGATCTGCTTCCTGCTGTTCCTGCTGCGCGGTCTCGTGCTGGCTTGGAGGGCGTCGGCGGCTCCGCCCTCGGTGGCGAGTCTGTTCGCACTCGGTCTCTTCTGCGGCCTTCTCGCCGAATATGCGCAGCAGCTGATCGACTACTCGCTGCTCTGGGACCCCTTGCTGTTCACCATCACCCTGCTGATGGGCCTCATGCACGCGATCAATGCCGCTCAGGAGAGTTCGCCGTGATGGCACTGGATGTCACCGTCGTCGTTCCGACCTTCAATCGCAGCCGGGATCTCCCCGCAACGCTCGAAGCCCTCGCGGCACAGACGCGGCGTCCCCGCGCCGTGATGGTCGTCGACAACAGTTCCACGGATGACACACGCGCGGTGGTCGACAGCTGGGTTCCCGTCCTCGGGGCCGTGGGCATTGCCCTGCGCTACCGCTGCAAGGCGCCCGAGGGGCCAGCCGCGGCGCGCAACCTGGGCTGGCGCGAGGCAGACACCGCCGCGGTCGCGTTCGTGGACAGCGATGTATCGCTCGACCCGGGCTGGCTCGCAGCCTGCGGCGCGGTCCTGGACACCGATCCGAGGGTCGGTGCCGTGGGCGGCAGGGTCGTTTACGCTCACCGGCCAGATCTGCTGAACGGTTATGGGGGCGCCCTCGGGCCCCTCGGGCTCGCCTGGGACGCACTCGAGGGGGAGCCCGTGATCGCGGCGAGGCGCGCCCGCGACGTGCTCTGGACGAACTGCTCGGCGCTGCTCGTCCGGCGGCAGGCCCTCGCGCAGATCGACGGGTTCGACGAGGCCTTCTTCTATGGCTACGAGGATTCCGATCTCGGGTGGCGGCTCACCCTCAGCGGGTGGCGCGTCCGCGTCGTGCCCGAGGCCACCGTGTACCACCGTGTCGGTCACGCCATCGGGCGTGCCGCTGAGACCATCATCTTCCATGCCGCCAAGAACCGGCTTCGTTCCGTCCTCGTGAACTGGGGGCCGGCCGGCCTGCTGCGCTATGGGCCCTCGGCCTTGGCCTACAGCCTCGCGGACGCCGCCTTGCGTGCACCCCGCGGGCCGAAGCTGCGGGCGCTTCTCTGGAACCTGCGCAATCTGCCCGACACCCTCGCGCGGCGCCGGATGGTTCAGGCACGCCGCCGCGTCGATGACCGCAGGATCCGCGCTCTGATGGACCGCCGCGCGTT
Encoded here:
- a CDS encoding GumC family protein, which produces MNKLGPEMGLPPIKTRGGPDLNVRDTGATLLFVVFKWLPQMAAVVGIGILCGLGYLTLVRGNLFQANAKLYVRVGVDQTPSPLLGSDRNVTFLAQTRGAVQSEMDLLRNEVLVSRLIADLNLGAPEARPEPTGLYGRLKRLGSDVYQAARDGADAILIMVGLKTPLSRSAAVSQVFAQSLILDNAPGSDVISVSLRWPNEAQAVLLLDRFLQIYTNFRSAVFEGGGEIDFLSTKRDAAKADLEAVDAEMAVYEREHDIRNTASRAPLLEADLVDAQRSLERQTLELDFARRRFERLGRVLGRGAANQQREPVGLGTFPPNSPALSMAPSMVTLLGERERLLVNNTANAPEVREVEAKLGALTVVLLRQLEAEVQDLVHVEATARERVDKVATALREFQDSAAGWKSLERRRELAEARYRDAEKRLGEARDIAALRNARLSNVVVVQPAAAEGVPIGLRKLPMLGIIALCSGVLASGWALVREIFDGRLYRGEAAAAELGLPLAGEVPERDGLLQVWSRGDRAAPEARVALDRLVVTVTERLRGDRTAVLAIAAAEADEGTSTIALALAYGMARRGRQAVRLIAGSTSQALLEHARDLGVSLHPLPGSPDLPPGLVLTAVGDHLVVGTWAEPEAAATFLREGDATCPSLRGDARIILIDLPPLSGEAEAPLCASRADATLLVVRAGWHAAARHIAALESLKWLGAEPIGFVLNRVRGFVPARLERAR
- a CDS encoding glycosyltransferase family 2 protein is translated as MALDVTVVVPTFNRSRDLPATLEALAAQTRRPRAVMVVDNSSTDDTRAVVDSWVPVLGAVGIALRYRCKAPEGPAAARNLGWREADTAAVAFVDSDVSLDPGWLAACGAVLDTDPRVGAVGGRVVYAHRPDLLNGYGGALGPLGLAWDALEGEPVIAARRARDVLWTNCSALLVRRQALAQIDGFDEAFFYGYEDSDLGWRLTLSGWRVRVVPEATVYHRVGHAIGRAAETIIFHAAKNRLRSVLVNWGPAGLLRYGPSALAYSLADAALRAPRGPKLRALLWNLRNLPDTLARRRMVQARRRVDDRRIRALMDRRAFPERRLGGLRRRPADLASPPVLGADDRV
- a CDS encoding lipopolysaccharide biosynthesis protein — protein: MRAVGLQPAEAPAARSDRLAYLRRLASSVAGSGVLLFGLKLTGCALGLAMHLAFARLLGAAAYGTFATAFNAAALIALFAAGGVPLTASRFLPVYLSSGARAEARAFLETVAAVTVGGGLLGGGLLVGAALVLDASDVDQARALAAASPLVLLLAAAQTATALLQALHRPFAAEAAFLVVRPLAAIGVGAVLALPAFGLLNAVTALIAVGLASTAALVATARSLRRAIARHELTARGRPRLAIWVPPGLLLLFLVGGAALTERLDIIVVSAFADPEAAGIYSVAARFAALISLGTAAATVRALPLLAEQLQRGARDAAARTLAQASRAAFALAAAAGLMLATAAGPLLGLFGPGFQDGTTVLCLLAAAHVALAAGGAASTALIASGNERRIAYVTGLGILANVAANLLLVPRFGMTGAAAATCATMALTGLGLALTARQVLGLAVFAGRDLRAEGRV
- a CDS encoding O-antigen ligase family protein produces the protein MMLRLSPVGAEGGRLVPLLGIGLLGIATVPLATAFEPVSPRLLLAGIAGLAGVTAVVLAGRLKPVLLALFVVALTYNRQYYSFDWLHGDLGGRGLYWCPADVCLVGLLLLWPVERALRLPAPRPPRAGPVVWLLPLMAVGLLSAACSAEPVGSTVEIVRYLKLALLLLYLRYNLDARGFRVIVAALAGVILLQTPISILQAAFASGQNGLSQIFQTSEPSELARRAAGTLGHPNYLAPYLLLITPPFIAVALGLRGSWIGTAAALVAASGSLTIALTQSRGPIALLLVTILVLIALMTLRRALPALRAVGLIVAGAVLLVAVVAPLAPAIEKRLSGDFGASVDFRAAYNDAAVRMWEASPMLGVGPNNFGLEIRHYSPDLYVVMALDALSTDEARSKVHLRSTAPVHNVYLFVLSELGILGLICFLLFLLRGLVLAWRASAAPPSVASLFALGLFCGLLAEYAQQLIDYSLLWDPLLFTITLLMGLMHAINAAQESSP
- a CDS encoding nucleotidyltransferase family protein, giving the protein MKVLILAGGRGTRAYPYTDYLPKPMMPVGGKPIIVRVMQIFANQGVTDFVLSLGYRKEIILDYFAGRSLGWNVELVDTGDEADTGDRVRLCQDYLGDEFFVTYSDGLCDVDLDKLRAFHRSHEGLATITNVPLRSQYGTIETDREGRVRAFREKPILREHRINAGYCIMKKAVFDCWAGSSLEREVFPSLLRSRRLFSFEHDGFFKSMDTFKDQQELEAMFENREFDWIEPRSSFVRAEELELVR
- a CDS encoding alpha-L-arabinofuranosidase — its product is MRRNRILAAGGALCAALLGLVLVAAQPAPGPHLANAGFEQAGSPPPGWTLDIQAADKGSVRQIRVAGAEGHALALSPNARNRGGDKPLGLGQVISATEFGGRPITLRARLGAEGGAAAVLGVAFLDQSGAAIGAPLILRAAAPPPLAVQSLRSGEPVPATAQQAIVFLVAEGQTGTAYFDEIVLVPEVTAAPSDTRSQPFAARVSLVPGEDLGPVRRDLFGTNVEWIRNAQGLWNTATGSLDADMLALAKAAGVSVLRFPGGGWSDSYDWRNGVGPQATRPRARHAPGEPEESPNVVGTDEIIEAARRIGADLLITLNLGSGTPELAAEWARYIRARVSADSRPHITWELGNELYMEEDISRAQTDPQTYVKRARATIAAVRAVDPAARFYAIGLENFGRYRFNAHPGWNDTVLTSLAGEIDGLAIHNGYAPLLPGPGGGNAASVYRAMLAAPANMAANLVTTMRQLQAAQTGRRLTLAVTEWGPLFAVDPANRYFDHVKTLGSGLYAARVLNVLLRTPGVTEAEFFKLSDLLNAGWIGRKVGGGYAATPALEVLRLYATNLAGRLIGTRVDGPTFSGGPIGFVDRVEAAPTVDAVASLTEAGDLAVLLSNASLDAPAEIDLALDQPRAGSVEILTGPSPDASRGTGMISVPGLSFAPTASFGAPRPHGRDEITLATQPVAPGARLHLVLPPVSVAALRLVPAR
- a CDS encoding NAD-dependent epimerase/dehydratase family protein; this translates as MSGRTFWSGKRVLVTGSTGFLGSWMVRTLRESGALVVGYVRDLNAYGNSLADDLAKPNFVVHGRLEDLETLRRAVNEYEVDTVFHLAAQPIVGTALRDPVGTFEANIRGTWNLLDACRLYGKVERILVASSDKSYGHSDVLPYTEDMPLIGRAPYDVSKSCTDLLARSYFETYNLPICITRAGNFYGGGDLNFNRLVPGTIRWALRGERPVLRSDGTLVRDYIYVRDVVAGYLAIGEAMHEPGVAGEAFNLSNETPLSALAFTNEILRACRRPDLEPVILAEARSEIDAQHLSAEKVRRIVGWTARWSTADALAETVAWYRSYIGRIGEIG